A DNA window from Deinococcus multiflagellatus contains the following coding sequences:
- a CDS encoding phospholipase D-like domain-containing protein, whose protein sequence is MKRWWAVMGIWALAAGAGAVAPALGPARPPVVVNWPQDACPPPTMPLERAVWNVVRARGGSDVSCGNAFVGYLRTPQDLDTPEDAFSQIARQVEGARREVLLTSMEWQGGEGRPGWTLAQAVGALYRRLQATPGAYPDGLTVRLLLGGVPQLGPPGPPEPLLTLARDLRAAGVPFADPARGWTVTLLNYASFPHSHVKLHVIDGEDVTAAGFNFTVWHLPATQPGGRNLHDLGLRLRGPVAQAGVAAFDDLWRRSEALQCPPQVAPEEVAAACTLGPAPAPSHPPAAAQAQPAGQARAWLLYRRPGGEQMADDVQLALLGAAQRSIDLMQADFSPGLACWYGYLHPEGCAFEDLPVYFGAVMSALERGVQVRLLAVNYGVGAPANRTGVALLRREMRRRGIPDERFEARYVDFAMHTKALTVDRQMVVVGSMNYHFSAWGTLGLAEAALATSDPAAVAEQEASFETVWRSSSAPVPLERWLRRP, encoded by the coding sequence ATGAAGCGGTGGTGGGCAGTGATGGGGATATGGGCCTTGGCGGCCGGGGCCGGCGCCGTGGCCCCGGCCCTGGGGCCCGCCCGCCCGCCCGTGGTGGTGAACTGGCCCCAGGACGCCTGCCCGCCGCCGACCATGCCCCTGGAGCGGGCGGTGTGGAACGTTGTGCGTGCCCGGGGCGGCAGTGACGTGTCGTGCGGCAACGCGTTCGTGGGTTACCTGCGCACGCCACAGGACCTGGACACCCCGGAAGACGCCTTCAGCCAGATCGCGCGGCAGGTCGAAGGCGCGCGGCGCGAGGTGCTGCTGACCAGCATGGAGTGGCAGGGCGGCGAGGGCCGCCCCGGCTGGACGCTGGCGCAGGCGGTGGGGGCGCTGTATCGCCGCCTGCAGGCCACGCCCGGCGCCTACCCGGACGGCCTGACGGTGCGCCTGCTGCTGGGCGGCGTGCCCCAGCTGGGCCCGCCCGGTCCCCCCGAGCCGCTGCTGACCCTGGCCCGCGACCTGCGCGCCGCCGGGGTGCCGTTCGCCGACCCCGCGCGGGGCTGGACCGTGACCCTGCTGAACTACGCTTCCTTTCCGCACAGCCACGTCAAGCTGCATGTCATTGACGGCGAGGACGTCACGGCGGCCGGGTTCAACTTCACGGTGTGGCACCTGCCCGCCACGCAGCCGGGCGGGCGCAACCTGCACGACCTGGGCCTGCGGCTGCGCGGTCCGGTGGCGCAGGCGGGCGTGGCGGCCTTTGACGACCTGTGGCGCCGCAGCGAGGCCCTGCAGTGCCCGCCCCAGGTGGCGCCCGAAGAGGTGGCGGCGGCCTGCACCCTGGGCCCGGCCCCCGCGCCCAGCCACCCCCCGGCCGCCGCCCAGGCCCAGCCAGCGGGCCAGGCGCGCGCGTGGCTGCTCTACCGCCGCCCCGGGGGCGAGCAGATGGCCGACGACGTGCAGTTGGCCCTGCTGGGCGCCGCCCAGCGCAGCATTGACCTTATGCAGGCCGATTTCAGCCCGGGGCTGGCGTGCTGGTACGGCTACCTGCACCCCGAAGGCTGCGCGTTCGAGGACCTGCCCGTGTATTTCGGGGCCGTCATGTCGGCCCTGGAACGCGGCGTGCAGGTGCGGCTGCTGGCCGTGAACTACGGCGTGGGGGCCCCGGCCAACCGCACGGGCGTGGCGCTGCTGCGCCGCGAAATGCGGCGGCGCGGCATCCCCGACGAGCGCTTTGAGGCGCGCTACGTGGACTTTGCCATGCACACCAAGGCGCTGACCGTGGACCGCCAGATGGTGGTGGTGGGCAGCATGAACTACCATTTCAGCGCCTGGGGCACCCTGGGGCTGGCCGAGGCGGCCCTGGCGACCAGCGACCCGGCCGCCGTGGCCGAGCAGGAGGCGAGCTTCGAGACCGTCTGGCGCAGCAGCAGTGCCCCGGTGCCCCTGGAACGCTGGCTGCGCCGACCCTGA